From Chryseobacterium sp. H1D6B, a single genomic window includes:
- a CDS encoding TetR/AcrR family transcriptional regulator: MKTKERILSTALQLFNEHGYNNITTRHIAAALNISPGNLHYHFKHSEDIIRDLFLRLINQMDSMMTELKKDENKNLDSLYNFTYSTFEIFYTYQFIFLNFLDILNKLPEITSQYEVLNTRRNEEFQLIFEGFQKNKIFRENIPDFIAEHLVTQMFIFGNNWIVHNKITLKLDKEQAVRHYSLVQMNLFYPLLNEEQQQLYELKYIRKK; encoded by the coding sequence ATGAAAACCAAGGAAAGGATCTTATCAACAGCACTTCAGTTATTTAATGAACATGGTTATAACAATATAACTACAAGACATATTGCTGCTGCTTTAAATATAAGTCCTGGAAATCTGCATTATCATTTTAAGCATTCAGAGGACATTATAAGAGATCTTTTTTTGAGATTGATCAACCAGATGGACAGCATGATGACTGAACTGAAAAAAGATGAAAATAAAAATCTAGACAGTCTCTATAATTTCACGTATTCAACTTTTGAAATATTCTATACCTATCAATTCATTTTCCTAAATTTTCTAGATATCTTAAATAAACTTCCTGAAATTACCTCTCAATACGAAGTTTTAAATACAAGAAGAAACGAAGAGTTTCAGTTAATTTTCGAAGGCTTTCAAAAAAATAAAATCTTCAGGGAAAACATTCCGGATTTTATTGCAGAGCATCTTGTCACCCAAATGTTTATATTTGGAAATAATTGGATCGTGCATAACAAGATTACGCTGAAGCTTGATAAAGAACAAGCTGTACGGCATTATTCACTGGTCCAGATGAATTTATTTTATCCTCTGCTGAATGAAGAACAGCAGCAATTATATGAATTAAAATATATCAGAAAAAAATAA
- a CDS encoding DUF6597 domain-containing transcriptional factor produces MASADPAYKDYRISVPPEFENIFSHFYFAENNSEKAVTKTLLPTYQTILLFCFGESASMTTKEKTTITVDKCLVFGPIRHAFDYTLPAKTSILVSTFKDDAFYRFFGTAMTAKNTAVSPDELLTENCFTELYHQLTKISTAREQVQHILDFCRPYLQSQDITSRLLSSFKNENLSPIKTIAEKINQSERNIQLKHKEQFGYSSKEITRYNRFLKAIQLIEKEIENQKKIEWFTVIDVCSYYDQSQLIHDFKHFLNISPSQYLKFQQDICNPKS; encoded by the coding sequence GTGGCCTCGGCAGATCCAGCATACAAAGATTACAGAATTTCAGTTCCTCCCGAATTTGAAAACATATTCTCACACTTCTATTTTGCAGAAAACAACTCTGAAAAAGCAGTAACCAAAACCTTACTGCCGACTTATCAGACTATTTTATTATTCTGTTTTGGGGAAAGCGCTTCTATGACCACCAAGGAAAAAACAACAATAACCGTTGATAAATGCCTGGTTTTCGGCCCTATAAGACATGCTTTTGATTACACACTGCCCGCAAAAACTTCTATTTTAGTCTCGACCTTTAAAGATGATGCTTTCTACAGATTTTTTGGAACAGCTATGACAGCTAAGAATACTGCGGTGAGTCCAGATGAGCTTCTTACTGAAAACTGTTTTACAGAACTGTATCATCAGCTCACCAAGATCAGTACTGCAAGAGAACAAGTACAGCACATTCTTGATTTCTGCAGGCCCTATCTGCAGAGCCAGGATATAACAAGCCGGCTTTTAAGCAGTTTTAAAAATGAAAATTTAAGCCCCATTAAAACTATTGCTGAAAAAATAAATCAGAGTGAGCGGAATATCCAGCTGAAGCATAAAGAACAATTCGGGTATTCTTCCAAAGAAATCACCCGCTATAACCGCTTTTTAAAAGCCATACAACTCATCGAAAAAGAAATAGAAAACCAAAAAAAAATAGAATGGTTCACGGTCATTGATGTATGCAGTTACTATGATCAGAGCCAGCTTATCCATGATTTCAAACATTTTTTAAATATATCTCCGTCCCAATACCTAAAATTCCAGCAGGACATCTGTAATCCCAAGTCATAG
- a CDS encoding NAD(P)H-dependent oxidoreductase codes for MRHLIIYAHPNENSLNQKLLKAVIENLETGGNEIIIRDLYQINFNPVFSLEDMQGQRMGKVSDDVKQEQNFISWAEHITFIYPIWWTGMPAVMKGYIDRVFSYGFAYRYDEGVQKGLLKGKQTVIINTHGKSHEEYERIGMDKALSLTSDKGIFSYCGFEINQHFFFDKADRASSEDLEVWKEQLRNTYLQLTFNN; via the coding sequence ATGAGACACTTAATTATTTACGCGCATCCTAATGAAAACAGTTTAAATCAAAAGCTTTTAAAAGCTGTCATTGAAAACCTGGAGACTGGCGGCAACGAAATTATCATCCGGGATTTATACCAAATAAATTTCAACCCCGTATTCTCTTTAGAGGATATGCAGGGACAAAGGATGGGGAAAGTTTCTGATGACGTAAAACAGGAACAGAATTTTATTTCGTGGGCAGAACACATTACATTCATTTATCCGATCTGGTGGACAGGAATGCCAGCTGTGATGAAAGGGTATATTGACAGAGTTTTCAGTTACGGTTTTGCTTACCGTTATGATGAGGGAGTTCAAAAAGGCCTTCTTAAAGGAAAACAGACCGTAATTATCAACACCCATGGCAAATCTCATGAAGAATATGAACGCATCGGAATGGACAAAGCGCTTTCTCTAACTTCCGATAAAGGTATTTTTTCATACTGCGGATTTGAAATTAACCAGCATTTCTTTTTTGATAAAGCTGACAGAGCATCGTCTGAAGATCTGGAGGTATGGAAAGAGCAGCTGAGGAATACTTATTTACAGCTGACTTTTAACAATTAA
- a CDS encoding GNAT family N-acetyltransferase, protein MNLKLEYKKASESDLDFLLDLRMKTMNLHYANSNLPTTRETTLQRVLYQFEKANIIILNDEPAGLLKIDRNADKIDILQLQIDPILQGKGIGKAILEDIIEEASKAQKPVLLSVLKTNKAQKLYFSLGFKIIDEDEHSYFMKFST, encoded by the coding sequence ATGAATTTGAAATTAGAATACAAAAAAGCATCAGAAAGCGACCTCGATTTTCTGCTTGATCTAAGAATGAAAACGATGAATCTGCATTATGCCAATTCTAATCTTCCGACAACGAGAGAAACTACTCTTCAACGGGTTCTTTATCAATTTGAAAAGGCTAATATTATTATTTTAAATGATGAACCTGCCGGACTTTTAAAAATAGACCGCAATGCTGACAAAATAGATATTTTACAGCTTCAGATCGATCCAATCCTGCAGGGAAAGGGAATTGGGAAGGCCATTCTTGAAGATATCATTGAAGAAGCTTCAAAAGCTCAAAAACCGGTTTTATTAAGTGTATTAAAAACAAACAAAGCTCAAAAACTTTATTTCAGTCTAGGCTTTAAAATAATCGATGAAGATGAACATTCTTACTTCATGAAGTTTTCCACATAA
- a CDS encoding TerD family protein, which translates to MAINLQKGQTINLRKNDQGEDVYDLSKVIIGLGWDVRKQGGFLGKLFSKEAEYDLDAVAFLLDSNGKVANLGKTVQTNDGRQLALYQGDVIYFNSMEHPTGHIWLTGDNRTGAGDGDDEQIIVKLDQLDQRYQKIVFVVTIYQGRKNNQHFGMIDNAFIRAVDARGKEITKYSLSGGAGMNGMCSMVFAEAYRHNGDWKFRAIGEPHQTDSFTDILKDYTR; encoded by the coding sequence ATGGCAATTAATTTACAAAAAGGTCAGACGATCAACCTGAGAAAAAACGATCAGGGGGAAGATGTTTATGATCTTTCTAAAGTGATCATCGGTCTGGGCTGGGATGTCCGTAAACAGGGCGGTTTTTTAGGGAAATTGTTCAGTAAAGAAGCAGAATATGATCTGGATGCTGTTGCATTTCTTTTAGACAGTAATGGTAAAGTGGCTAATTTAGGAAAAACCGTACAGACCAATGACGGAAGACAGCTTGCGCTTTATCAGGGAGATGTTATTTATTTTAACTCGATGGAACATCCCACCGGCCATATCTGGCTGACAGGAGATAACAGAACAGGTGCTGGAGACGGAGATGACGAACAGATCATTGTGAAACTTGACCAGCTTGACCAGCGTTATCAGAAAATTGTATTTGTGGTTACGATCTATCAAGGGAGAAAAAATAACCAGCATTTTGGAATGATCGACAATGCATTCATCAGAGCTGTAGATGCAAGAGGAAAAGAAATTACAAAATACAGCCTTTCCGGTGGTGCCGGTATGAACGGGATGTGTTCAATGGTTTTTGCTGAAGCGTACCGCCACAATGGAGACTGGAAGTTCAGAGCAATCGGGGAACCTCACCAAACAGACAGCTTTACAGATATTCTAAAAGATTATACCAGATAA
- a CDS encoding TerD family protein has product MAINLQKGQRIDLGFTKMTIGLGWDPNEGGGFDFDLDASAIMIDAERKLVNEEYFVFYNNLNSPDGALAHTGDDPSGKNSDGDDDEAIVVDLEKVNEKVQEILFVVTIEDFERRRQNFGQVRNSYIRIIDNLSGQEIAKYELDEDFSIETGVEFGRLYKKNGSWKFEASGIGYRADLSFFLEKYYKGQIIK; this is encoded by the coding sequence ATGGCAATTAACCTACAGAAAGGACAACGGATTGATTTAGGATTTACAAAAATGACCATCGGTTTAGGATGGGACCCCAATGAGGGAGGAGGTTTTGATTTTGATCTTGATGCATCAGCGATCATGATTGATGCTGAAAGAAAGTTAGTTAATGAGGAATATTTTGTGTTTTATAATAATTTAAATTCCCCGGATGGAGCTTTAGCACATACCGGCGATGATCCGAGCGGTAAAAACAGTGACGGTGATGATGATGAAGCGATTGTTGTAGATCTTGAAAAAGTAAATGAAAAAGTACAGGAAATTCTATTTGTGGTCACCATTGAGGATTTTGAAAGAAGAAGACAGAATTTCGGACAGGTTAGAAATTCATACATCAGAATTATTGATAACTTGAGCGGGCAGGAAATTGCTAAATATGAGCTGGATGAAGACTTCTCCATAGAAACGGGAGTAGAATTCGGAAGACTATATAAAAAGAACGGAAGCTGGAAGTTTGAAGCTTCAGGGATAGGATACAGAGCAGACCTGTCTTTCTTTTTAGAGAAATATTATAAAGGACAAATCATAAAATAA
- a CDS encoding lysylphosphatidylglycerol synthase transmembrane domain-containing protein, with protein MEKKAANPLKSIITIVISLAFAGFFLWLALKGLDFKVIQKSLAKANYLWVLFASVFGILAYWFRAVRWNLLLEPMGYSISNSNSLWSISFGYLMNLTIPRSGEVARATALYGVENVPVDKSFGTIILERVVDLLCMLGFLGLTLIFKYEAILSFYRNSGVTVNPNKILIVLFILALGTILFFVFKRRLANIPFLGEIIRFIDGIFQGLTSIFKLKQKVKFILYTLGIWISYYFAAYLVCFALPETSDFTIADGFFIIVVGTLGMIIPASGGIGAFNLAMKFGFMALFISVGKSAVLGGEMGLTYSFISLPLQIVIMLVMGLISIPMLAKARNNKVSDKNL; from the coding sequence ATGGAAAAAAAAGCTGCTAATCCTTTAAAATCAATCATTACAATTGTAATCTCGCTTGCTTTTGCAGGCTTTTTTTTGTGGCTTGCCCTAAAAGGACTTGATTTTAAAGTGATCCAAAAGTCTCTGGCGAAAGCCAACTATCTTTGGGTATTATTTGCTTCTGTTTTTGGTATTTTGGCCTACTGGTTCAGAGCAGTGCGCTGGAATCTTTTGCTGGAGCCGATGGGATACAGTATTTCAAACTCTAATTCTCTTTGGTCCATTTCTTTTGGATATCTGATGAATCTTACGATTCCTAGAAGCGGTGAAGTCGCAAGAGCAACTGCGTTATATGGAGTAGAAAATGTTCCGGTAGATAAATCATTTGGAACCATTATTTTAGAAAGGGTGGTGGATCTGCTTTGTATGCTGGGATTTTTAGGTTTGACTTTAATCTTTAAATATGAGGCTATTTTATCATTCTATAGAAACTCAGGAGTTACGGTCAATCCTAATAAAATTTTAATTGTTCTTTTCATATTAGCATTAGGAACAATTTTATTTTTTGTTTTTAAAAGAAGACTAGCAAATATTCCATTTTTAGGGGAAATTATTAGGTTTATTGATGGTATTTTTCAAGGACTGACCTCTATATTTAAGCTAAAACAGAAAGTAAAATTCATTCTTTATACATTGGGAATCTGGATCTCTTATTATTTTGCGGCTTATTTAGTGTGTTTCGCACTTCCGGAGACTTCAGATTTTACTATCGCAGATGGTTTTTTCATTATTGTTGTGGGAACACTAGGAATGATCATTCCTGCCAGCGGCGGTATCGGAGCCTTTAATCTGGCGATGAAATTCGGTTTCATGGCTTTGTTTATCTCAGTGGGTAAAAGTGCTGTTTTAGGGGGTGAAATGGGGCTTACGTATTCTTTTATTTCTCTTCCGCTCCAGATTGTAATTATGCTGGTAATGGGATTAATTTCTATTCCAATGCTGGCCAAAGCAAGGAATAATAAAGTAAGTGATAAAAATTTATAA
- the panD gene encoding aspartate 1-decarboxylase, which produces MLIEVFKSKIHRVRVTASDLNYIGSITIDEELIEAAGLVVGERVYIVNVNNGERFDTYVIKGKRKSGEVCLNGPAARKVQKDDIIIIIAYAQMTPEEAQNFQPKIVFPDEKTNLLT; this is translated from the coding sequence ATGTTAATAGAAGTTTTCAAGTCTAAGATCCACAGGGTAAGAGTTACAGCCTCGGACCTTAATTATATTGGGAGTATAACTATCGATGAAGAGCTCATAGAAGCCGCAGGTTTGGTAGTTGGAGAAAGAGTTTATATCGTTAATGTAAATAACGGGGAACGTTTTGATACTTACGTTATAAAAGGAAAAAGAAAATCTGGAGAAGTTTGTCTGAATGGCCCTGCTGCAAGAAAGGTTCAAAAGGATGACATTATTATCATTATCGCGTATGCGCAGATGACTCCTGAAGAAGCTCAGAATTTCCAGCCGAAAATTGTTTTTCCAGATGAAAAAACAAACCTTCTTACTTAA
- a CDS encoding HU family DNA-binding protein, with translation MNKSELIDAIAKDAGITKVAAKAALESFISNVTTTLKKKEGKVSLVGFGTFSVAERAARQGINPATKKPIKIAAKKVAKFKAGADLSLAVSGAKKK, from the coding sequence ATGAACAAGTCTGAATTAATCGACGCAATCGCAAAGGATGCAGGAATCACTAAAGTTGCAGCTAAAGCTGCTCTAGAATCTTTTATATCTAACGTAACTACTACTTTAAAGAAAAAAGAAGGAAAAGTTTCTTTAGTAGGTTTCGGTACTTTCTCAGTAGCTGAGAGAGCTGCTAGACAAGGTATCAACCCTGCAACTAAAAAACCGATCAAAATTGCGGCTAAGAAAGTTGCTAAGTTTAAGGCGGGAGCTGATTTATCTCTTGCCGTTTCTGGTGCTAAGAAAAAATAA
- the pdxH gene encoding pyridoxamine 5'-phosphate oxidase, producing the protein MENLHDKRKVYEKSQLIESEIKQNPIEQFRDWFLEAGDNPAISEANAMAVSTVEEDGCPRTRMVLLKAYTYEGFIFYTNYESRKGKAIEKNHKACLHFFWPNLERQIIIKADLEKIAENLSDGYFHSRPKGSQLGAVVSPQSQVIPDREFLEEKLKELEKAYENTEVPRPENWGGYIAKPYEIEFWQGRPNRLHDRIIYQLEDIDWKVSRLAP; encoded by the coding sequence ATGGAAAACCTCCACGACAAGAGAAAAGTGTACGAGAAATCCCAACTTATTGAAAGTGAGATAAAACAAAATCCTATTGAACAATTCAGAGATTGGTTTTTGGAAGCCGGAGATAATCCTGCAATTTCGGAGGCAAATGCTATGGCAGTTTCCACGGTAGAAGAAGATGGATGTCCAAGAACAAGAATGGTACTCCTGAAGGCTTATACTTATGAAGGTTTTATTTTTTATACCAATTATGAAAGCAGAAAAGGAAAAGCGATAGAAAAAAATCATAAAGCCTGTCTGCATTTTTTCTGGCCCAATTTAGAAAGACAGATTATTATAAAAGCAGATTTAGAAAAAATTGCGGAAAATTTAAGTGATGGTTATTTTCATTCAAGACCTAAAGGAAGCCAGCTTGGGGCTGTCGTTTCGCCTCAGAGCCAGGTGATACCTGACAGAGAATTTTTGGAGGAAAAATTAAAAGAGCTTGAAAAAGCGTATGAAAATACTGAGGTTCCCAGACCTGAAAATTGGGGCGGATATATTGCAAAGCCTTATGAAATAGAATTCTGGCAGGGTAGACCCAATAGGCTGCATGATAGAATTATTTATCAATTAGAAGATATTGACTGGAAGGTTTCCCGTCTGGCTCCATAA
- a CDS encoding YqgE/AlgH family protein, with protein sequence MNYSYKGKILISTPDISGDIFSRSVVLIVEHNEDGAFGLILNKKNSQMSSKFKNFFDFKIDVYDGGPVENEKVFFIVKGKKVTEMYTDISDDFYLTEDIENIISAVLNKELNIGDVKIFSGYSGWGALQLDKEVERKMWTVVDVYNLDYTLPNDQTLWKSIMQNLGGEYLLWANSPEDVSMN encoded by the coding sequence ATGAATTACTCATACAAAGGTAAAATATTAATTTCCACACCTGATATTTCCGGCGATATTTTTTCCAGATCGGTGGTTCTTATTGTTGAACATAATGAAGATGGTGCATTTGGCTTGATATTAAATAAAAAAAACAGCCAGATGAGCAGTAAGTTCAAAAATTTCTTCGATTTCAAAATTGATGTCTATGACGGCGGGCCTGTAGAAAATGAAAAAGTATTTTTCATTGTAAAAGGCAAAAAGGTGACTGAAATGTACACTGACATTTCAGATGATTTTTATCTAACAGAAGATATTGAAAATATCATCAGCGCAGTCCTGAATAAAGAACTGAATATAGGTGATGTAAAAATATTCTCTGGATATTCCGGATGGGGAGCTTTGCAGCTTGACAAAGAAGTTGAAAGAAAGATGTGGACCGTAGTAGATGTTTATAATTTAGACTACACGCTGCCAAATGACCAGACGCTTTGGAAATCAATTATGCAGAATCTCGGCGGTGAATATCTTCTTTGGGCTAACTCTCCTGAGGATGTTTCAATGAATTAA